A single region of the Nocardioides aquaticus genome encodes:
- a CDS encoding ABC transporter ATP-binding protein, with protein MSTSSAGVVPATQPPAGVHSLWRLRSYLRPHATTLAIMLTVSLVGVGLAIAIPLVTRAIIDGPVTDGEIGMLLPLGLLAIGLGVLEAALVFWRRWIQSSAVLSIESAMRRDLYDRLQQLPMSFHTQWQSGQLLSRATTDLAALRRFSGFGMIFLVVNVLQLVATTAVLLVMYWPLGLVVAAAAVPIVVLSMRFERTYVVISRRVQDEQGDLATLAEEGAVGVRVIKSFGRSEHVARQYEASADRLRATSMEKVRLAAKFWTFLEGIPNLAVVAVLGLGAIGVGYDQLTPGELVAFITLLLSLVWPVASLGVILAMAQEAMTAAARILEIFDTRPDIVGGDRVIAEPRGHLRLEGVDFAFPDAPDEPVLRGVDLDLAPGETVALVGATGSGKSVLTALVPRLYDVTGGRVTLDGVDVRDLELTHLRSLVATAFEEPTLFSMSARENLTLGRADASDAEVEEALAIAQAGFVHDLPWGLDTRIGEQGMALSGGQRQRLALARAVLARPVVLVLDDTLSALDVHTEQLVEEALQRVLASTTGLVVAHRASTVLLADRVALLQDGRITHVGDHRDLLATVPAYRELLAADAAPARPTEHAEARR; from the coding sequence ATGTCAACCAGTTCTGCGGGGGTCGTCCCCGCCACCCAGCCGCCCGCCGGCGTCCACTCCCTGTGGCGCCTCCGCTCCTACCTGCGACCCCACGCCACGACCCTGGCGATCATGCTGACCGTCTCGCTGGTCGGGGTCGGGCTGGCGATCGCGATCCCGCTGGTGACGCGCGCGATCATCGACGGACCGGTGACCGACGGCGAGATCGGGATGCTGCTCCCGCTGGGCCTGCTGGCGATCGGCCTCGGCGTGCTGGAGGCCGCGCTGGTCTTCTGGCGCCGGTGGATCCAGTCCAGCGCCGTGCTCAGCATCGAGAGCGCGATGCGCCGCGACCTCTACGACCGCCTCCAGCAGCTGCCGATGTCCTTCCACACCCAGTGGCAGTCGGGCCAGCTCCTCTCGCGCGCGACCACCGACCTCGCCGCCCTGCGCCGGTTCAGCGGCTTCGGGATGATCTTCCTGGTCGTCAACGTGCTGCAGCTCGTGGCGACGACGGCCGTGCTGCTGGTCATGTACTGGCCGCTCGGCCTGGTCGTGGCTGCCGCGGCGGTGCCGATCGTGGTGCTCTCGATGCGTTTCGAGCGGACCTACGTCGTCATCTCCCGGCGGGTCCAGGACGAGCAGGGCGACCTGGCCACGCTGGCCGAGGAGGGCGCGGTCGGGGTCCGGGTGATCAAGTCCTTCGGGCGCAGCGAGCACGTCGCGCGGCAGTACGAGGCCTCGGCCGACCGGCTGCGCGCGACCAGCATGGAGAAGGTCCGGCTCGCCGCGAAGTTCTGGACGTTCCTCGAGGGCATCCCCAACCTGGCGGTCGTGGCCGTCCTGGGGCTGGGCGCGATCGGCGTCGGGTACGACCAGCTGACCCCCGGGGAGCTGGTCGCCTTCATCACGCTGCTGCTGTCGCTGGTCTGGCCGGTGGCCTCCCTCGGCGTCATCCTGGCGATGGCGCAGGAGGCGATGACCGCGGCCGCCCGGATCCTGGAGATCTTCGACACCCGGCCCGACATCGTCGGCGGGGACCGGGTGATCGCCGAGCCGCGCGGCCACCTGCGCCTGGAGGGCGTGGACTTCGCGTTCCCGGACGCCCCCGACGAGCCGGTGCTGCGCGGGGTCGACCTGGACCTCGCGCCGGGTGAGACCGTGGCGCTGGTCGGCGCCACCGGGTCGGGCAAGAGCGTGCTCACCGCCCTGGTGCCGCGCCTCTACGACGTCACCGGCGGACGGGTCACCCTCGACGGCGTGGACGTCCGCGACCTGGAGCTGACCCACCTGCGGAGCCTGGTGGCGACCGCCTTCGAGGAGCCCACCCTGTTCTCGATGAGCGCCCGGGAGAACCTCACCCTGGGTCGCGCCGACGCCTCGGACGCCGAGGTCGAGGAGGCCCTCGCGATCGCCCAGGCCGGTTTCGTGCACGACCTGCCCTGGGGACTGGACACCCGGATCGGCGAGCAGGGCATGGCGCTCTCCGGCGGCCAGCGCCAGCGCCTCGCCCTGGCGCGCGCGGTGCTGGCACGACCGGTGGTGCTGGTCCTCGACGACACGCTGTCCGCGCTCGACGTGCACACCGAGCAGCTGGTCGAGGAGGCGCTGCAGCGCGTGCTGGCCTCGACGACGGGCCTCGTGGTCGCCCACCGGGCCTCGACGGTGCTGCTCGCCGACCGGGTCGCGCTGCTCCAGGACGGCCGGATCACCCACGTCGGCGACCACCGGGACCTGCTCGCGACCGTGCCGGCCTACCGGGAGCTGCTCGCCGCCGACGCCGCGCCGGCCCGACCCACCGAGCACGCGGAGGCACGCCGATGA
- a CDS encoding Ku protein encodes MRAIWKGAVSFGLVSVPVKLYAATESHDVSFRQVHASDGGRIRYQRVCSVDGEEVPYSEIAKGFETEDGEMVVLDEDDLESLPSTSSREIAVEKFVPSDQIDPMLFEKSYYLEPEKSGAKPYALLRQALVEADRMAVVTVALRQRTSIAVLRVRDDVIVLQTMMWPDEVRTPDFSVEPGDVKDSETKMATMLVETLAGDFDAAEFEDDYAGAVKAMVKAKIEGGEIKRTPTSTKSSGEVVDLLAALQRSVEAAKSSRGEDTAAEQEKPTEKAPAKKTAKKSAATKAPAKKTAAKKTAAKKTAKKKPAAKKAS; translated from the coding sequence ATGCGGGCGATCTGGAAGGGCGCGGTCTCCTTCGGGCTGGTCAGCGTGCCGGTCAAGCTGTACGCCGCCACGGAGAGCCACGACGTCTCCTTCCGGCAGGTGCACGCCTCCGACGGGGGCCGGATCCGCTACCAGCGGGTCTGCTCGGTCGACGGCGAGGAGGTGCCGTACTCCGAGATCGCCAAGGGCTTCGAGACCGAGGACGGCGAGATGGTCGTGCTCGACGAGGACGACCTCGAGTCGCTGCCCTCGACCAGCTCGCGCGAGATCGCGGTCGAGAAGTTCGTGCCGAGCGACCAGATCGACCCCATGCTGTTCGAGAAGTCCTACTACCTGGAGCCGGAGAAGAGCGGGGCCAAGCCGTACGCCCTCCTGCGCCAGGCCCTCGTCGAGGCCGACCGGATGGCCGTGGTCACCGTCGCCCTGCGCCAGCGGACCTCGATCGCGGTGCTGCGGGTGCGCGACGACGTGATCGTGCTGCAGACCATGATGTGGCCCGACGAGGTCCGCACGCCTGACTTCTCCGTCGAGCCCGGCGACGTCAAGGACTCCGAGACGAAGATGGCCACGATGCTGGTCGAGACGCTCGCCGGCGACTTCGACGCCGCGGAGTTCGAGGACGACTACGCCGGGGCGGTCAAGGCGATGGTCAAGGCCAAGATCGAGGGCGGCGAGATCAAGCGGACCCCGACGTCGACGAAGTCCTCCGGCGAGGTCGTCGACCTGCTCGCCGCCCTGCAGCGCTCGGTCGAGGCGGCGAAGAGCTCGCGCGGCGAGGACACGGCGGCGGAGCAGGAGAAGCCGACGGAGAAGGCCCCCGCCAAGAAGACCGCGAAGAAGTCCGCGGCCACGAAGGCTCCCGCCAAGAAGACCGCCGCCAAGAAGACCGCCGCGAAGAAGACCGCGAAGAAGAAGCCGGCGGCCAAGAAGGCCAGCTGA
- a CDS encoding sensor histidine kinase — translation MTRRLVLGFVALVLLLVAVLGFVRNVNLLGNLRAHDAAHATSQARVLLDLVQTAEDAGRPLDSAALAELVDDAERLEVRRGDVLEAAASGPAFEVGDGRDRAVEASASAGDLTVRVVESAAGWREVLAVDLPTLTAILLLAVLAAAATGWLMARWFARPFTRLAAAAGMLGRGRFDLDLPRTRVPEVQAVAAALEASAAALRDRMAREQQFSVHASHVLRTPLTRMRLGLDELSHSGLDAEAVEATRRCQAAADELDSVVADLVAMTRRGALMSGAEVPLQELAASLAQQWADGLLGLGRGFSAAVEGDLDLTLTPGPVEYVLDVLLEQARTEARDQPRGDGAGPVRLVLVGAPAVVRLEVSGISPPPREDRGDASDPTGRLEQARSLVRSLGGRMEPRPGGDGVSVLLPPR, via the coding sequence GTGACCAGGCGGCTCGTCCTCGGCTTCGTCGCGCTCGTCCTGCTGCTGGTCGCGGTCCTGGGCTTCGTCCGCAACGTGAACCTGCTGGGCAACCTCCGCGCCCACGACGCCGCTCACGCCACGTCCCAGGCCCGGGTCCTGCTGGACCTCGTGCAGACCGCCGAGGACGCCGGGCGCCCGCTGGACTCGGCCGCGCTCGCCGAGCTGGTCGACGACGCCGAGCGCCTCGAGGTACGTCGCGGCGACGTCCTGGAGGCGGCGGCGAGCGGCCCGGCGTTCGAGGTGGGGGACGGGCGGGACCGTGCGGTCGAGGCGTCGGCCTCGGCCGGGGACCTCACCGTCCGGGTGGTGGAGTCCGCCGCCGGCTGGCGGGAGGTGCTGGCCGTCGACCTCCCCACGCTGACGGCGATCCTGCTGCTCGCCGTCCTGGCGGCCGCTGCCACCGGGTGGCTGATGGCCCGGTGGTTCGCGCGACCCTTCACCCGGCTGGCCGCGGCGGCCGGGATGCTCGGCCGCGGCCGCTTCGACCTCGACCTGCCCCGGACCCGGGTGCCGGAGGTGCAGGCGGTGGCGGCTGCGCTCGAGGCCAGCGCGGCGGCGCTGCGCGACCGGATGGCGCGGGAGCAGCAGTTCTCGGTGCACGCCTCCCACGTCCTGCGGACCCCGTTGACCAGGATGCGGCTCGGCCTCGACGAGCTCTCCCACTCCGGCCTCGACGCCGAGGCCGTCGAGGCCACCCGCCGGTGCCAGGCCGCCGCCGACGAGCTCGACTCCGTCGTGGCCGACCTCGTCGCGATGACCCGCCGCGGGGCGCTCATGTCGGGCGCGGAGGTGCCGCTGCAGGAGCTGGCCGCCTCGCTGGCCCAGCAGTGGGCCGACGGCCTGCTCGGGCTCGGTCGCGGCTTCTCCGCCGCGGTGGAGGGCGACCTCGACCTGACGCTGACACCCGGCCCGGTCGAGTACGTCCTCGACGTGCTGCTGGAGCAGGCCCGTACCGAGGCCCGGGACCAGCCGAGGGGTGACGGTGCGGGCCCCGTACGCCTGGTGCTGGTGGGGGCGCCGGCCGTGGTCCGGCTGGAGGTGTCGGGGATCAGCCCGCCACCACGCGAGGACCGCGGGGACGCGTCGGACCCGACGGGCCGCCTGGAGCAGGCGAGGTCGCTGGTGCGGTCCCTGGGTGGTCGGATGGAGCCCCGGCCCGGGGGCGACGGGGTCAGCGTGCTGCTGCCGCCGCGCTGA
- the ligD gene encoding non-homologous end-joining DNA ligase: MRPMLATPTTEVPSGERWSHEVKWDGVRVLARGGADLGDAVRMTSRNDNEVTVAWPDLSTSPLPGRDLLVDGEVIALNERGLPDFRTLQERMHVRRAATAAALADRVPATYMVFDLLALDGEDLTGLAWAERRARLEDLAGPDGLGATGWQVPAAYDDGAMLLEATRTQGLEGVVSKRRDSRYAFERRSPHWLKLAHRHRRSYVVGGWRPQEGSGADGPLAAVLVGEPTSDGLAYRGRVGSGIGGRRSAELAAMVAPLARAASPFHDEVPRVDARGTHWVEPVLVVDVDTHGAGYARLRQPSFRGVRPDLDPDDLATDDLTGQS; this comes from the coding sequence ATGCGCCCCATGCTCGCCACCCCGACCACCGAGGTGCCGTCCGGGGAGCGGTGGTCGCACGAGGTGAAGTGGGACGGCGTCCGGGTCCTGGCACGCGGCGGGGCCGACCTGGGCGACGCCGTGCGGATGACCAGCCGCAACGACAACGAGGTCACCGTGGCGTGGCCCGACCTCTCGACCAGCCCCCTGCCGGGGCGCGACCTGCTGGTCGACGGCGAGGTGATCGCGCTGAACGAGCGCGGGCTGCCGGACTTCCGCACCCTGCAGGAGCGGATGCACGTGCGCCGGGCGGCCACGGCGGCCGCGCTGGCCGACCGGGTGCCGGCCACCTACATGGTCTTCGACCTGCTCGCGCTCGACGGCGAGGACCTCACGGGGCTGGCCTGGGCCGAGCGACGGGCGCGCCTGGAGGACCTCGCCGGCCCCGACGGGCTCGGGGCCACCGGGTGGCAGGTGCCCGCGGCGTACGACGACGGGGCGATGCTGCTCGAGGCCACCCGCACCCAGGGACTGGAGGGCGTGGTCAGCAAGCGCCGCGACTCCCGCTACGCCTTCGAGCGGCGCAGCCCGCACTGGCTGAAGCTGGCGCACCGGCACCGGCGCTCGTACGTCGTGGGGGGCTGGCGCCCGCAGGAGGGCAGCGGCGCCGACGGTCCGCTGGCCGCCGTGCTGGTCGGCGAGCCGACGTCCGACGGGCTGGCCTACCGGGGCCGCGTGGGCAGCGGGATCGGGGGCCGGCGGAGCGCGGAGCTGGCTGCGATGGTGGCCCCGCTGGCGCGGGCGGCCAGCCCGTTCCACGACGAGGTGCCCCGCGTCGACGCCCGCGGCACGCACTGGGTCGAGCCGGTGCTGGTCGTCGACGTCGACACGCACGGGGCCGGGTACGCCCGGCTGCGCCAGCCGTCCTTCCGCGGGGTCCGGCCCGACCTCGACCCCGACGACCTGGCCACCGACGACCTGACCGGGCAGTCGTGA
- a CDS encoding response regulator transcription factor, with amino-acid sequence MSAARVLVVEDEEDIAFPLVRTLEREGYDVTWVDSGEKALDELRTNAAEVVILDLGLPDMDGLEVCRKARELAFEGAIMIVTARAGELDRVVGLDYGADDYLAKPFGLAELQARVRALLRRTHTGPTPVVAVDGLRMDAGARRVFYREAEVPLTGKEFDVLEVLLTNRDKVVSRDKLMADVWDENWYGSTKTLDVTIGRLRQKLEQVKVPERVVAVRGVGFRLEGSGHDV; translated from the coding sequence ATGAGCGCAGCGCGTGTCCTGGTCGTCGAGGACGAGGAGGACATCGCCTTCCCCCTGGTCCGGACGCTGGAGCGCGAGGGGTACGACGTCACCTGGGTCGACAGCGGTGAGAAGGCCCTGGACGAGCTCCGCACGAACGCGGCCGAGGTGGTCATCCTCGACCTCGGGCTGCCCGACATGGACGGTCTCGAGGTCTGCCGCAAGGCCCGGGAGCTCGCCTTCGAGGGCGCGATCATGATCGTCACCGCCCGCGCCGGTGAGCTCGACCGGGTGGTGGGTCTCGACTACGGCGCCGACGACTACCTCGCCAAGCCCTTCGGCCTGGCCGAGCTGCAGGCGCGGGTGCGCGCGCTGCTGCGCCGCACCCACACCGGCCCGACCCCGGTCGTGGCCGTCGACGGGCTCCGGATGGACGCCGGTGCCCGCCGCGTCTTCTACCGCGAGGCCGAGGTGCCGCTGACCGGCAAGGAGTTCGACGTCCTCGAGGTCCTGCTGACCAACCGCGACAAGGTGGTCTCCCGCGACAAGCTGATGGCCGACGTGTGGGACGAGAACTGGTACGGCTCGACCAAGACGCTCGACGTCACGATCGGCCGGCTCCGGCAGAAGCTCGAGCAGGTCAAGGTCCCCGAGCGGGTGGTGGCCGTGCGCGGGGTGGGCTTCCGTCTGGAGGGCAGCGGACACGATGTCTAG
- a CDS encoding ABC transporter ATP-binding protein, with product MSGPSADWRGVAEVDAEEAAERGRGVTFTGGAGDLLRELLRPYRKALWILIGIVVVENVGRLAIPYLVKVGIDSGIPPIQESGNLVPLAEVVGLVLASTVLQAVARNLFLVRSGTIGQDMLYELRRRVFRHFQALSPAFHDSYTSGRVISRQTSDVDAIYEMLETGFDGLVTAAFTLVGTAGLLLFLDLELGAVALLCGPFLFLLTNWFRKASARSYTRTREKIALVIVHFVESMGGVKAVQAFRREPRNQEIFDDVNDQYRRASLHAFRLVAVFMPGIKLIGNLTIGITLLYGGYLAFQGEVTVGVLAAFLLYLRQFFEPMQEISQFYNTFQSASAALDKLAGVLREEPDVPEPERPHPLGAARGELRFEDVRFAYVADRPVLPGLDLTVPAGQTLALVGTTGAGKTTLAKLATRFYDPTGGAVLLDGQDLRTLTSDDLRRAVVMVTQENYLFSGTVADNIRFGRPGASMEDVVAATTALGAHDFITALPEGYETDVANRGGRLSAGQRQLVAFARAFLADPAVLILDEATSSLDVPSERLVQQALRTVLAGRTAVIIAHRLSTVEIADRVLVMEHGRVVEDGSPAELVATDGGRFSALHAAWEDSLA from the coding sequence ATGAGCGGGCCGAGCGCCGACTGGCGCGGGGTGGCCGAGGTCGACGCCGAGGAGGCCGCCGAGCGCGGCCGCGGGGTCACCTTCACCGGGGGCGCCGGCGACCTGCTGCGCGAGCTGCTGCGGCCGTACAGGAAGGCGCTGTGGATCCTGATCGGGATCGTCGTGGTCGAGAACGTCGGCCGGCTGGCGATCCCCTACCTGGTCAAGGTGGGCATCGACTCCGGGATCCCGCCCATCCAGGAGAGCGGCAACCTCGTCCCGCTGGCCGAGGTGGTCGGGCTGGTGCTGGCCTCGACGGTCCTGCAGGCGGTGGCGCGCAACCTGTTCCTCGTCCGGTCCGGGACGATCGGGCAGGACATGCTCTACGAGCTGCGGCGGCGGGTGTTCCGGCACTTCCAGGCCCTGAGCCCGGCGTTCCACGACTCCTACACCTCCGGCCGGGTCATCTCCCGGCAGACCTCCGACGTCGACGCGATCTACGAGATGCTCGAGACCGGCTTCGACGGTCTCGTCACCGCCGCCTTCACCCTGGTCGGCACGGCCGGGCTGCTGCTGTTCCTCGACCTCGAGCTCGGCGCGGTGGCGCTGCTGTGCGGGCCGTTCCTGTTCCTGCTGACCAACTGGTTCCGCAAGGCCTCCGCGCGCAGCTACACCCGTACCCGGGAGAAGATCGCGCTGGTCATCGTGCACTTCGTGGAGTCGATGGGCGGCGTGAAGGCGGTCCAGGCGTTCCGCCGGGAGCCGCGCAACCAGGAGATCTTCGACGACGTCAACGACCAGTACCGGCGCGCCAGCCTGCACGCCTTCCGGCTGGTCGCGGTCTTCATGCCCGGCATCAAGCTGATCGGCAACCTGACCATCGGCATCACCCTGCTCTACGGCGGCTACCTCGCCTTCCAGGGCGAGGTCACCGTCGGGGTGCTGGCGGCGTTCCTGCTCTACCTGCGCCAGTTCTTCGAGCCGATGCAGGAGATCTCGCAGTTCTACAACACCTTCCAGTCGGCCTCGGCCGCGCTGGACAAGCTGGCCGGGGTGCTCCGGGAGGAGCCGGACGTGCCCGAGCCCGAGCGCCCGCACCCGCTGGGCGCGGCGCGGGGCGAGCTGCGCTTCGAGGACGTCCGCTTCGCCTACGTCGCCGACCGGCCGGTCCTGCCCGGCCTGGACCTGACGGTGCCGGCGGGCCAGACCCTCGCCCTGGTCGGCACGACCGGTGCGGGCAAGACCACCCTCGCCAAGCTCGCCACCCGCTTCTACGACCCGACCGGCGGCGCGGTGCTGCTCGACGGGCAGGACCTGCGCACGCTGACCTCCGACGACCTGCGCCGCGCCGTGGTGATGGTGACCCAGGAGAACTACCTGTTCTCCGGCACCGTCGCCGACAACATCCGGTTCGGCCGGCCCGGGGCGTCGATGGAGGACGTCGTGGCCGCCACCACCGCGCTCGGCGCGCACGACTTCATCACCGCCCTGCCCGAGGGGTACGAGACCGACGTGGCCAACCGCGGCGGGCGGCTGAGCGCCGGCCAGCGCCAGCTGGTCGCCTTCGCCCGCGCGTTCCTGGCCGACCCCGCCGTGCTGATCCTGGACGAGGCCACCTCCTCGCTCGACGTGCCGTCCGAGCGGCTGGTCCAGCAGGCCCTGCGCACCGTGCTCGCCGGGCGGACCGCGGTGATCATCGCCCACCGGCTCTCCACGGTCGAGATCGCCGACCGGGTGCTGGTGATGGAGCACGGGCGGGTCGTCGAGGACGGCTCGCCGGCCGAGCTGGTGGCCACCGACGGCGGACGGTTCTCCGCGCTGCACGCGGCCTGGGAGGACTCGCTGGCCTGA